The following are encoded together in the Desulfococcus multivorans genome:
- a CDS encoding transporter substrate-binding domain-containing protein: MKKLELRREKVRQVLDTTLRTLHPRFRRPMRHAVRWGHGIAAMLILATCLWWAWHDYNPVVSGAGSPEAGKKAAGTAPMESLPRVVLTPEEQAYLAESGPITVCPDPDWMPFEYMDDKGNFTGIAKDLMGLIEARLGIRFTYVVARDWDEAVAMSKAGEVLILPFLNQTPKREQWLIFTEPLLLDPNVFITREEHPFITNAAQLTDESVVLPSGTSTEERVREDFPNLTIVNVPTENEVFEAVSHRKADLTLRPLIIAAYTIRKEGFFNLKIAGQAPESYGNHLRMGILKSEPMLRDIINRAIATITHEERESIVNRHVNVKIVRPMDYAFVLRIAGVLALLIGISFYWNYRLKKINIALNESERSKSVLLANLPGIAYRCRFDPQWTMEFISEGCLQLTGYRSEDLLHNRVLAYADLISPEEREWIWQTWTHAETEGKAAHMEYRIITADGKTKWVFEQGVFIYDDAHTVRAIEGLIIDITDRRNAEAEREKVVRELRAALAEVKTLRGILPICANCKKIRDDEGYWDQVEHYVSRHTDASFSHGICPDCLNKLYPEFSKADADIEKSDPARPDPAPLPPAEE, from the coding sequence GTGAAGAAACTTGAGCTGAGGCGTGAAAAAGTGCGACAGGTTTTGGATACGACCTTGAGAACTCTCCATCCACGCTTTCGTCGACCGATGCGGCATGCGGTTCGATGGGGGCATGGCATCGCTGCGATGCTGATTCTGGCGACATGTCTTTGGTGGGCATGGCATGACTACAATCCTGTCGTGTCGGGTGCGGGTTCGCCCGAAGCGGGGAAAAAGGCGGCTGGAACGGCACCCATGGAATCACTTCCGCGGGTGGTTCTTACGCCAGAAGAGCAAGCCTATCTCGCCGAATCGGGGCCTATTACGGTCTGTCCGGATCCAGACTGGATGCCCTTTGAATATATGGATGATAAAGGCAATTTCACCGGCATCGCAAAGGATTTGATGGGCCTCATAGAAGCACGGCTGGGGATCCGTTTCACCTATGTGGTTGCCCGGGATTGGGATGAAGCCGTTGCGATGTCAAAAGCGGGTGAAGTGTTGATCCTGCCTTTTCTGAATCAGACGCCCAAGCGGGAGCAATGGCTGATCTTCACCGAACCGCTGCTCCTGGATCCGAACGTGTTTATCACCCGCGAAGAGCATCCCTTCATCACGAACGCGGCTCAGTTGACCGATGAATCCGTCGTTCTTCCGAGCGGAACCTCGACGGAAGAGCGGGTGCGTGAGGATTTTCCGAATCTCACCATCGTCAATGTGCCCACCGAAAACGAGGTCTTTGAAGCGGTGTCCCATCGAAAAGCGGATCTGACCCTTCGTCCGCTGATCATTGCCGCATATACGATACGGAAGGAAGGTTTTTTCAACCTGAAAATCGCCGGTCAGGCTCCCGAGTCATATGGCAATCATCTGCGCATGGGTATCTTGAAAAGCGAGCCGATGCTGCGCGACATCATTAACCGAGCTATTGCCACTATCACGCACGAGGAACGTGAGTCCATCGTCAACCGGCATGTCAATGTGAAGATCGTCCGTCCGATGGATTATGCCTTTGTGCTGCGTATCGCAGGGGTATTGGCGCTGCTCATCGGGATTTCCTTCTACTGGAATTATCGTCTGAAAAAGATCAATATCGCCTTGAACGAAAGCGAGCGCAGCAAGTCCGTACTGTTGGCCAACCTTCCCGGGATCGCCTATCGATGCCGTTTTGATCCTCAATGGACGATGGAATTTATTTCCGAGGGCTGTCTTCAACTCACCGGATATCGAAGCGAGGACCTGCTCCATAACCGCGTTTTGGCCTATGCAGACCTGATTTCGCCGGAAGAGCGGGAGTGGATCTGGCAGACCTGGACGCATGCCGAGACCGAGGGAAAAGCGGCTCACATGGAGTACCGCATTATTACCGCCGACGGAAAGACCAAGTGGGTTTTCGAGCAGGGCGTGTTCATTTATGACGATGCGCACACCGTTCGGGCAATCGAAGGGCTGATCATCGACATCACGGATCGCAGGAATGCCGAGGCGGAGCGCGAAAAGGTCGTCAGGGAGCTTCGCGCTGCATTGGCGGAGGTGAAAACGCTGCGGGGAATCCTTCCCATTTGTGCCAACTGCAAAAAGATCAGAGACGATGAGGGATACTGGGATCAGGTTGAGCATTATGTTTCCAGGCACACGGACGCCAGTTTTTCTCACGGCATCTGCCCGGATTGCCTCAACAAGCTGTATCCGGAATTCTCGAAAGCGGATGCGGATATCGAAAAAAGCGATCCGGCGCGTCCCGACCCAGCCCCTTTGCCGCCGGCTGAGGAATGA
- a CDS encoding dienelactone hydrolase family protein: MKAIKSILSALLVVQLMSMTTDAAAEGVNVPYDVDGKPYQGYLVMPAPKAPFVLLIHDWDGLTGYEMKRAEMLGELGYAVFAADLFGAGVRPTELEDKRRHTGDLYQDRTRMRSLIYGAMAAAKSKGAAVDNAVVMGYCFGGTAVLEFARSGAAVKGFVSFHGGLSTPEGQDYGKTRGSLLILHGTADESVDMNDFATLARELEEKAVPHEMITYGGAPHAFTVFDTDRYREDADRKSWRRFTEFLGETLDR; this comes from the coding sequence ATGAAAGCCATAAAATCTATTCTATCAGCTCTCCTCGTAGTGCAGCTGATGTCGATGACGACCGATGCCGCAGCCGAAGGTGTCAATGTGCCCTACGATGTCGACGGAAAGCCTTACCAGGGTTATCTTGTCATGCCGGCTCCCAAGGCCCCGTTTGTCTTGTTGATCCATGATTGGGACGGCCTCACCGGCTACGAGATGAAACGTGCCGAAATGTTGGGGGAACTGGGATACGCGGTTTTCGCCGCGGATCTTTTCGGTGCGGGCGTGCGACCGACCGAACTGGAAGACAAGCGTCGGCACACCGGAGATCTTTATCAGGATCGCACCAGGATGCGCTCTTTGATTTACGGCGCTATGGCGGCGGCGAAATCAAAGGGTGCCGCCGTGGATAACGCCGTTGTCATGGGGTATTGTTTCGGTGGAACCGCTGTGCTCGAGTTTGCGAGATCAGGCGCCGCCGTGAAAGGGTTTGTTTCCTTTCACGGCGGATTGAGCACCCCGGAAGGCCAGGATTACGGAAAGACGCGGGGGAGCCTGCTGATTTTGCACGGTACGGCGGACGAAAGCGTTGACATGAACGATTTTGCGACGCTGGCGCGTGAACTCGAAGAAAAAGCCGTCCCCCACGAAATGATCACCTATGGGGGTGCCCCCCATGCCTTTACGGTTTTCGATACGGATCGATACCGGGAGGATGCCGACCGGAAGTCATGGAGACGCTTCACGGAATTCCTTGGCGAGACCCTGGATCGATAA
- a CDS encoding arabinose dehydrogenase: MKALRLEKIGKLAMAEIPLPRAGKDETVLKVTHCAVCRTDAKMWRIGHRDLLLPRIPGHEICGISEKTGRRAVVWPGRSCGCCEPCRTGAENLCREMRIIGFHEDGGFAEYVRVPDSSLLEIPGDLPGSIAVLAEPLACAVNALQQADMAPDENVLIYGAGPVGLLLAMAVKAGGGRPFLKEIRPEKLQRTESFRRRIGALPCEQKRYDVVINAAPSTETFIEGMTRLDFGGRFCLFSGLTDDRRVPAALLNEIHYRQLRVSGAYGCTRAQMTSALGILDDFRDVVELLIEARIPLASVPVVLPAVADGLALKTIVDF, translated from the coding sequence TTGAAAGCGCTGAGATTGGAGAAGATCGGTAAATTGGCGATGGCGGAAATTCCTCTGCCCAGGGCGGGCAAGGATGAAACAGTGCTTAAAGTGACCCATTGCGCCGTCTGCAGGACCGACGCCAAGATGTGGCGGATCGGCCACCGGGATCTTTTGCTGCCGAGGATTCCGGGGCACGAGATCTGCGGCATTTCGGAAAAAACGGGCCGCCGCGCGGTGGTATGGCCGGGCAGATCCTGCGGCTGCTGCGAACCCTGTCGGACGGGTGCGGAGAACCTGTGCCGGGAGATGCGCATTATCGGCTTTCACGAAGACGGCGGGTTTGCCGAGTATGTCCGTGTGCCCGACTCAAGCCTTCTGGAGATACCGGGTGATCTTCCCGGATCCATCGCCGTCCTCGCGGAGCCCCTGGCGTGTGCGGTCAACGCCCTCCAACAGGCCGACATGGCACCTGATGAAAATGTCCTCATTTACGGTGCCGGGCCTGTGGGACTGCTCCTGGCGATGGCCGTGAAGGCCGGCGGCGGCCGGCCGTTTTTGAAGGAGATCCGACCGGAGAAGCTTCAGCGGACCGAGTCTTTCCGGCGGAGAATCGGTGCGCTGCCTTGTGAACAGAAACGCTATGACGTGGTGATCAACGCGGCGCCTTCGACGGAAACCTTCATCGAAGGAATGACCCGCCTTGATTTCGGCGGCCGTTTCTGTCTGTTCAGCGGCCTGACCGACGACCGGCGCGTACCGGCTGCCCTTCTCAACGAAATTCATTACCGGCAGCTCCGGGTGAGCGGGGCATATGGATGCACGCGTGCCCAGATGACGAGCGCCCTCGGCATATTGGACGATTTCAGGGATGTGGTGGAACTGCTGATCGAAGCGCGGATTCCACTGGCGTCCGTTCCCGTGGTGCTGCCTGCCGTTGCCGATGGTCTCGCGTTGAAAACCATTGTTGACTTTTGA
- a CDS encoding DUF5658 family protein, protein MNRVPDGTPYDGKQDRRSGRDRRQQSVPSFKALLIYRRRRRLRREEDRHKFFFLDHYGTSIGMTFTAVLILSVIDAFLTLFLLSHGAVEINPIMAYVININEHVFIWVKYGLTVTSVVIVLLLNYAFMWRQRLNGRQLLNYFAVLFALVVAWELYLVIRIVI, encoded by the coding sequence ATGAATCGCGTTCCCGACGGAACACCATATGACGGAAAACAGGATCGACGATCCGGCCGTGATCGGAGACAACAAAGCGTTCCGTCCTTCAAGGCGCTTCTGATATACCGTCGTCGGCGCCGGCTGCGTCGGGAGGAAGACCGTCATAAATTTTTTTTTCTGGATCATTACGGCACATCCATCGGTATGACGTTTACCGCGGTGTTGATCCTGAGCGTCATCGATGCGTTCCTGACGTTGTTTCTCCTGAGCCACGGCGCCGTGGAAATCAACCCGATAATGGCATATGTCATTAACATCAATGAACATGTTTTCATATGGGTCAAATACGGGTTGACGGTGACGTCGGTGGTGATCGTTCTGCTGCTCAATTATGCCTTTATGTGGCGGCAACGACTGAACGGTCGGCAACTGCTCAACTATTTTGCGGTGTTGTTCGCGCTGGTGGTCGCCTGGGAGCTGTACCTCGTCATTCGAATCGTGATATAA
- a CDS encoding NUDIX hydrolase yields MANEGLSTASLFCDEDLLAHIRANLDRFTRQTHDKKGYHQAAVAITVVDIGDDADVSERFRSDAQPGDAAVLLTRRALKLRKHAGQWALPGGRMDTGERPEETALRELEEEVGLRLHEDRILGRLDDYSTRSGFTIKPVVVWGGRNIALKANPDEVASIHRIPLVEFMRTDAPILQKIADSDHPVLLMPIGENWIAAPTAAMIYQFREVAILGNDRRVAHYEQPYFARQ; encoded by the coding sequence GTGGCGAACGAAGGTTTATCGACGGCGTCTCTTTTTTGCGACGAGGATCTGTTGGCGCATATCCGTGCGAATCTGGATCGGTTCACGCGGCAAACCCACGACAAAAAAGGCTACCATCAGGCTGCGGTCGCGATCACGGTGGTGGACATCGGAGATGATGCCGATGTGAGCGAGAGATTCCGGAGTGACGCTCAGCCTGGGGATGCCGCCGTCCTCCTGACGAGGCGGGCATTGAAGCTGAGAAAACACGCCGGGCAGTGGGCACTGCCCGGCGGACGGATGGATACGGGGGAGCGGCCGGAGGAGACGGCGTTGCGGGAGCTCGAGGAGGAGGTGGGGCTCAGGCTCCATGAGGATCGGATTCTCGGGCGACTGGACGACTACAGCACGCGATCCGGGTTCACGATAAAGCCCGTGGTGGTGTGGGGTGGAAGGAACATTGCGCTGAAGGCCAATCCCGACGAGGTCGCTTCGATTCATCGTATTCCCCTGGTGGAATTTATGCGTACTGATGCCCCTATCCTGCAGAAAATTGCTGACAGCGATCATCCCGTATTGCTGATGCCCATCGGTGAGAACTGGATCGCGGCTCCTACGGCGGCGATGATTTACCAGTTCAGGGAGGTGGCGATTCTCGGAAACGACCGGCGTGTCGCCCACTACGAACAGCCCTATTTCGCCCGGCAATAG
- the trpD gene encoding anthranilate phosphoribosyltransferase: MTSEIELRQFGRQICRVAAGECLSREETREIYRQIILNEQPELQQGAFLMAHIARGPTIEELSGAWDALDRYDTAKIEVSVDGPIVDIVGTGSDAVKTVNCSTPAAVIAAGCGLAVAKKGARLVTGVSGASDILEILGIDLNTPLMKAQQCLERHGICYLSGEAFLKSGWARLIRSMRFTSVFNIIGPLTRPCGQTRAIVIGAYSPAVCDQLIAVLREIGMQSALAPFGMAEGNSRERGMDEFSLSGATRVVELKNGAVEVYEVTPEDFGLRQVPISAIASSRTAYENARRIQAVLQGAYDTPEADFFCMNAAAALYIAGAAESYRQGTEMARQALAEGKARDKMERLIAYQQG, from the coding sequence ATGACGTCAGAGATCGAGTTGCGACAGTTCGGCCGCCAGATCTGCCGGGTGGCGGCGGGAGAGTGTCTGAGCCGTGAAGAGACGCGGGAGATTTACCGCCAGATTATCCTGAACGAACAGCCGGAGCTCCAGCAGGGGGCGTTCCTGATGGCCCATATTGCACGGGGACCCACCATCGAGGAGCTTTCCGGCGCCTGGGATGCCCTGGACCGATACGATACTGCAAAGATCGAGGTGTCCGTGGACGGCCCGATAGTGGACATCGTGGGCACCGGCTCCGATGCCGTCAAAACCGTCAACTGCTCCACGCCTGCGGCCGTCATCGCCGCCGGATGCGGCCTGGCCGTCGCCAAGAAGGGTGCACGTCTGGTCACGGGGGTTTCCGGCGCGTCGGACATTCTGGAGATCCTGGGGATCGACCTCAACACACCCCTCATGAAAGCACAACAGTGCCTCGAACGCCACGGCATCTGCTATCTGTCGGGGGAGGCCTTCCTCAAATCGGGCTGGGCCCGGCTGATCCGCTCCATGAGGTTTACCTCCGTCTTTAACATCATCGGTCCCCTGACGCGGCCTTGCGGACAGACCCGTGCTATCGTCATCGGCGCTTACAGCCCGGCCGTCTGTGATCAGTTGATCGCCGTACTTCGGGAAATCGGCATGCAAAGCGCCCTGGCACCCTTCGGCATGGCCGAGGGCAACTCCAGGGAGCGGGGGATGGACGAGTTCTCCCTGAGCGGCGCCACCCGCGTCGTGGAGCTCAAAAACGGCGCTGTCGAGGTATACGAGGTCACGCCGGAGGACTTCGGTCTCCGCCAGGTTCCCATATCGGCCATTGCCAGCAGCCGGACCGCCTACGAAAACGCCCGGCGAATCCAAGCGGTCCTCCAGGGAGCGTATGATACGCCCGAAGCCGATTTCTTCTGCATGAACGCCGCCGCCGCCCTCTATATTGCCGGGGCGGCCGAGAGCTACCGCCAGGGAACGGAGATGGCCAGGCAGGCCCTTGCCGAGGGAAAGGCCCGTGACAAGATGGAACGGCTGATCGCATACCAGCAGGGATAG
- a CDS encoding phosphate porin produces the protein MKGKSNLIAVLTVILAVTFFATAVRADQTERLIKILIKKGIITSEEAESIAKEIEAEEEPSAPVAKQEKPSGDEWTRNVEVGYKKGAYIKTTDDRYSLTLNVRTQGLFSYREREGKADTSTFRVRRARVLAGGNVFYPWMKYGTQITLEGGDAALRDAYIEADYFDAVQPKIGQYKLPFDREFMTSAFNLQLIDRSIASSEFSLQRDIGLQLSGKFFQDMLTYQAGVFNGSGANQSNVDRDFMYIARLVLTPLGPYSYSQAALDAPDTPKLAVGVAGAYLPNLDPGERKTLAGILGDTDVMSVESDVYQLTADLAFKYQNVSVEGGYHFRSIDPDEATPFGKESAQGFFLQGGYFVIPKTFELAARYAYVDPDNPDNSGDNDEQEYTVGLTYYLNGHNLKLQANYSFLQTDTATDDQDEHIGQGMVTLAF, from the coding sequence ATGAAGGGAAAGTCAAATCTGATTGCGGTATTGACGGTTATATTGGCGGTCACTTTTTTCGCCACGGCGGTCAGAGCGGATCAGACCGAAAGACTGATCAAAATCCTGATCAAGAAAGGCATCATTACAAGTGAAGAAGCCGAATCCATAGCAAAGGAAATTGAGGCGGAGGAAGAACCATCAGCACCTGTAGCCAAGCAGGAAAAGCCGTCCGGTGACGAATGGACCCGGAACGTTGAGGTGGGCTACAAAAAAGGCGCCTATATCAAAACGACGGACGACCGCTATTCCCTGACCCTGAACGTTCGAACTCAAGGCCTGTTCAGTTATCGGGAACGGGAAGGTAAAGCGGACACGTCGACCTTCAGGGTGCGACGGGCGCGCGTTCTGGCCGGGGGCAACGTGTTTTATCCCTGGATGAAATACGGCACGCAAATCACTTTGGAAGGCGGTGACGCAGCCCTGCGGGATGCCTACATCGAAGCCGACTATTTTGACGCGGTTCAACCCAAGATCGGTCAGTACAAGCTCCCCTTTGACCGCGAATTCATGACATCGGCCTTCAACCTTCAGCTGATCGATCGGTCCATCGCCAGCAGCGAATTTTCCCTTCAGAGAGATATCGGTTTACAACTTTCCGGAAAATTTTTTCAGGACATGTTAACCTACCAGGCGGGCGTTTTCAACGGCAGCGGCGCCAATCAAAGCAATGTCGATCGTGATTTCATGTACATTGCCAGGTTGGTCCTGACCCCTTTGGGTCCCTATTCTTATTCGCAGGCTGCGCTGGATGCACCGGACACCCCGAAACTGGCCGTTGGTGTTGCAGGGGCGTATCTTCCCAACCTGGATCCCGGGGAAAGGAAAACACTGGCCGGCATACTGGGCGACACCGATGTCATGTCCGTGGAAAGCGATGTATATCAATTGACGGCGGATCTCGCGTTCAAGTATCAAAATGTTTCGGTGGAAGGCGGTTATCATTTCCGAAGCATCGATCCGGATGAAGCCACCCCCTTTGGAAAGGAAAGCGCTCAGGGCTTTTTTCTTCAGGGAGGCTATTTCGTCATTCCGAAGACGTTTGAGCTGGCGGCACGCTATGCTTACGTGGATCCGGATAATCCCGACAACAGCGGCGACAACGATGAACAGGAGTATACGGTCGGGCTGACCTACTATCTCAACGGTCACAACCTGAAACTCCAGGCCAATTATTCATTTTTGCAAACCGACACCGCGACCGACGATCAGGACGAACACATCGGGCAGGGAATGGTGACGCTTGCCTTCTGA
- a CDS encoding MBL fold metallo-hydrolase: MYFKQITVPGLGCNSYVIGCPGARQAVVVDPKRDVQDYMDISRDEGMKITHIIETHVHADHVSGNQELKSRTGADIYFSEHAPVTFDHKKLKEGDVIEFGMVKLEIIYTPGHTPNAISILVTDKARADAPWMILTGDLLFVGSIGRPDLAGAEILEEQVKNLYDSLYMKLQRLPDYLEVFPAHGQGSLCGKGLSAKASSTLGYERLTQPVLRLSGFDAFHDQIAGAFPVRPKSFTHIINTNIQGAPLLERCPLEQTLNPDQFDRIRRQGATVIDTRDTAAFGGFHIPGAINIGFEKQMANWIGMVIEPLDNLLLVVDDREKYDLMTTELHRIGYDNIYGYLSGGMSAWISHGMPIDSLSPISAQALKQQLDHRNSGRVVDVRTPDERAQGHIAASVHVPMTDILATGLDMPKDEEVTLVCGTGYRSNIVASRLKQDGFSHVHSLAGGLTAWLNAGYRLEV, translated from the coding sequence ATGTATTTCAAACAGATTACCGTTCCAGGATTGGGCTGCAATTCCTATGTTATCGGCTGTCCGGGAGCGCGGCAGGCGGTGGTTGTGGACCCCAAGCGGGATGTCCAGGACTACATGGATATCTCCCGGGATGAAGGGATGAAGATTACCCATATTATCGAAACCCATGTACATGCCGATCATGTCAGTGGAAACCAGGAATTGAAATCCCGTACCGGAGCGGATATTTATTTCAGCGAACATGCACCGGTGACGTTTGATCACAAAAAGCTGAAAGAAGGCGATGTGATCGAATTCGGAATGGTCAAGCTCGAGATCATTTATACCCCCGGCCATACACCGAACGCCATTTCCATTCTGGTAACCGACAAGGCACGTGCGGATGCACCGTGGATGATTCTTACAGGCGATCTTCTGTTTGTCGGTTCCATAGGCCGGCCCGATCTCGCCGGCGCGGAGATTCTGGAGGAACAGGTCAAAAACCTGTACGATTCCCTTTACATGAAACTGCAGCGTCTGCCGGATTACCTGGAGGTCTTTCCGGCCCACGGGCAAGGGTCTCTGTGCGGCAAGGGGCTGAGCGCCAAGGCAAGCAGTACGCTCGGTTATGAACGTCTGACTCAGCCGGTGCTTCGACTGTCGGGTTTCGATGCATTTCACGACCAGATTGCCGGGGCTTTTCCGGTGCGGCCCAAAAGCTTCACCCATATCATCAATACCAATATTCAAGGCGCGCCGCTTCTTGAGCGATGTCCGTTGGAACAGACGCTCAATCCGGATCAATTCGATCGGATTCGCCGACAAGGGGCCACCGTCATTGACACCCGGGATACGGCTGCCTTTGGCGGTTTTCATATTCCGGGCGCGATCAACATCGGGTTCGAAAAACAGATGGCCAACTGGATCGGCATGGTTATCGAGCCGTTGGACAATCTGTTGCTGGTAGTGGATGATCGAGAGAAATATGACCTGATGACCACTGAACTTCATCGAATCGGATATGATAATATTTATGGATATCTTTCCGGGGGCATGTCGGCATGGATTTCTCACGGTATGCCTATCGACAGCCTGTCCCCGATATCCGCCCAGGCGCTCAAGCAGCAGTTGGACCATCGGAATTCGGGCCGTGTCGTGGATGTGCGAACACCGGATGAGAGAGCCCAGGGTCATATCGCAGCTTCGGTGCATGTGCCCATGACCGATATATTGGCAACCGGCCTGGATATGCCGAAAGACGAGGAGGTGACCTTGGTTTGCGGCACCGGTTATCGATCCAACATTGTTGCCAGTCGGCTCAAGCAGGACGGCTTTTCCCATGTCCACAGCCTGGCTGGAGGACTTACCGCATGGCTGAATGCCGGTTATCGACTCGAGGTATAG
- a CDS encoding calcium/sodium antiporter: METVLFIAGLALLIVGAEALVRGASRLAAAFGVSPLVIGLTVVAFGTSSPELAVSFKSTFSGQTGIALGNVVGSNILNVLLILGISALISPLAVSQQLVRLDVPLMLALSIIVLIFSLDDNLGRIDGLILVVGLVVYLSFLISQSRRESAAVSGEYEKAFGIEDAAAGSRLKNVILIIAGFAMLVLGSRWMVDSAVAFARHIGVSELVIGLTIVAAGTSLPEVVTSVIAAIRGERDIAVGNVVGSNIFNIMAVLGLTSAFAPAGIEVPPAVIRFDIPVMVAVAFACLPIFFTGGVISRREGLLLLGYYAAYTAYLVMAATHHDALPTFSAVMLYFVIPLTVVTLFNIVVGEIRRRNK, encoded by the coding sequence ATGGAGACAGTGTTGTTCATCGCCGGCTTGGCACTCCTGATCGTGGGCGCGGAGGCCCTGGTGAGGGGTGCCTCCCGTCTGGCGGCCGCATTTGGCGTATCACCGTTGGTCATCGGGCTCACGGTGGTCGCCTTTGGCACCAGCTCCCCCGAACTCGCGGTCAGCTTCAAATCCACTTTTTCCGGACAGACCGGCATCGCCCTCGGCAATGTTGTCGGCAGCAACATCCTCAACGTTCTCCTGATCCTCGGCATTTCGGCGTTGATATCGCCGCTCGCGGTGTCCCAGCAGTTGGTTCGGCTCGACGTCCCTTTGATGCTGGCCCTCTCGATAATTGTTCTGATCTTCTCGCTGGACGACAACCTGGGTCGCATTGACGGGCTCATACTGGTAGTGGGGCTTGTTGTATATCTCTCGTTTCTGATCAGTCAGAGTCGTCGGGAAAGCGCAGCGGTGAGCGGGGAATACGAAAAGGCGTTCGGGATCGAAGACGCGGCCGCCGGGAGTCGTCTTAAAAATGTTATACTGATTATCGCGGGTTTTGCGATGCTGGTGCTCGGCTCGCGGTGGATGGTGGACAGTGCCGTGGCCTTTGCCCGGCATATCGGCGTCAGCGAACTGGTGATCGGATTGACCATTGTCGCGGCCGGTACGTCCCTTCCGGAGGTGGTGACCTCGGTCATCGCAGCCATTCGCGGCGAACGGGACATCGCTGTCGGCAATGTCGTCGGCAGCAACATCTTCAACATCATGGCGGTGCTTGGATTGACGAGCGCCTTCGCCCCCGCCGGCATTGAAGTGCCGCCTGCGGTAATCCGCTTCGATATTCCGGTCATGGTCGCGGTGGCGTTTGCATGCCTTCCCATATTTTTTACCGGCGGCGTGATCAGCCGCCGGGAAGGCTTGCTGCTGTTGGGGTACTACGCGGCCTATACCGCTTACCTGGTGATGGCTGCAACCCACCATGACGCATTGCCGACTTTCAGCGCCGTCATGCTGTATTTCGTGATACCGTTGACGGTGGTGACCCTGTTCAATATCGTGGTGGGGGAAATACGCCGCAGAAACAAGTGA